The following are from one region of the Rhodopirellula sp. P2 genome:
- the argH gene encoding argininosuccinate lyase codes for MASPSRSGVFQAETDARLEAYAESISFDSRLYEHDIRGSIAHANMLREVGLLTEEEFKLIRDTLETIRGELDRGELPMRFELEDIHMHVEQALIDRIGDTGRKLHTARSRNDQVSTDTRMWIRQSLDEIDALLVDLQAAFLSRCENDFDVILPAYTHLQRAQPVLAPHYWLAYIEKLERDRQRLADCRKRVNQCSLGIAAVAGTTLPIDRHHTASALDFEGITANSLDTSSDRDFVVESTFVLSLIASHLSGWAEEWILWSTVEFDFIQIPQAFCTGSSIMPQKVNPDTLELTRGKSARVMGALQTLMLLIKNLPLAYNRDLQEDKPPLFDAFDTTRAMLELAAPIVRGAELKRDSIAARIEKGYLDATTLMEWMIARGMPQRTAHHLVGAIVSEAMQQDVRLSELPLATYQKLSDQIDESIYDVLGTTNAIAAFRSEGSTAPARVREQIQQWTSRLEKA; via the coding sequence GTGGCCAGCCCGTCTCGAAGTGGTGTCTTCCAAGCCGAAACTGATGCCCGACTGGAAGCATACGCCGAAAGCATCAGTTTTGACTCGCGGCTGTACGAGCACGACATTCGCGGGTCGATCGCCCACGCGAACATGCTTCGAGAAGTCGGGCTGCTGACAGAAGAGGAATTCAAGCTTATCCGGGACACTTTGGAAACCATTCGAGGTGAACTCGACCGCGGCGAATTGCCGATGCGGTTTGAACTCGAAGACATCCACATGCATGTCGAGCAAGCCCTGATCGATCGGATCGGTGACACCGGCCGAAAACTGCACACCGCTCGCAGCCGAAACGACCAAGTCAGCACGGACACCCGAATGTGGATCCGGCAATCCCTCGATGAAATCGATGCCTTGCTGGTCGATCTGCAAGCTGCGTTTCTATCGCGTTGTGAGAATGACTTTGACGTCATCCTGCCCGCCTACACGCACTTGCAACGCGCCCAACCGGTGCTGGCGCCGCACTACTGGCTCGCCTACATCGAGAAATTGGAACGGGACCGACAACGCCTTGCGGATTGCCGAAAACGGGTCAACCAATGCTCGCTGGGGATCGCCGCGGTCGCGGGCACGACGCTTCCCATTGATCGCCATCACACCGCCTCGGCACTCGATTTCGAAGGCATCACCGCAAACAGCCTCGACACCAGCAGCGACCGCGACTTTGTCGTGGAGTCCACCTTCGTGCTGTCACTGATTGCGTCCCACCTGAGCGGTTGGGCGGAAGAGTGGATCCTGTGGAGCACGGTGGAGTTTGACTTCATCCAAATCCCACAAGCCTTCTGCACCGGCAGCAGCATCATGCCACAAAAGGTGAACCCGGACACCTTGGAATTGACCCGCGGCAAATCGGCTCGCGTGATGGGTGCGCTGCAAACCCTGATGTTGCTGATCAAGAATCTGCCGTTGGCTTACAACCGAGACTTGCAAGAAGACAAGCCACCGCTGTTCGATGCCTTTGACACAACTCGAGCGATGTTGGAACTGGCCGCGCCGATCGTTCGCGGAGCCGAACTCAAACGCGATTCCATCGCGGCACGCATCGAGAAGGGCTACCTCGACGCGACAACCTTGATGGAGTGGATGATCGCTCGCGGAATGCCCCAACGCACCGCTCACCACTTGGTCGGTGCGATCGTTTCCGAAGCGATGCAGCAGGACGTGAGGCTGTCGGAATTGCCGCTGGCGACCTACCAAAAGCTCAGCGACCAAATCGATGAATCGATTTACGACGTGCTCGGCACCACCAATGCGATTGCCGCCTTCCGTAGCGAAGGCTCCACCGCACCGGCCCGCGTTCGCGAGCAGATCCAGCAGTGGACGTCACGCCTGGAAAAGGCGTGA
- the clpP gene encoding ATP-dependent Clp endopeptidase proteolytic subunit ClpP, which produces MPVIPYVVESNGREERTYDIYSRLLKDRIIFLGQQVDDQISNALVAQMLFLQADDPKKDIHMYINSPGGSITAGMAIYDTMQFVSCDVATYCIGQAASMGAVLLTAGAKGKRFSLPNSRIMIHQPLAGMQGTAREVEIHVAELRRIKQRMNEIMIEHTGHSLEKIEEDTDRDRFMSADEACSYGLIDKVVKSIND; this is translated from the coding sequence ATGCCCGTCATCCCTTACGTGGTCGAAAGCAACGGCCGCGAAGAACGCACGTACGACATTTACAGCCGGTTGCTGAAGGACCGGATCATTTTTCTGGGTCAACAAGTCGACGACCAAATCAGCAACGCGCTTGTCGCTCAAATGCTGTTTTTGCAAGCGGACGATCCCAAGAAAGACATCCACATGTACATCAACTCGCCCGGTGGCAGCATCACCGCGGGGATGGCGATCTACGACACGATGCAATTCGTCTCGTGTGACGTCGCGACGTACTGCATCGGCCAAGCCGCTTCGATGGGCGCCGTCCTGTTGACCGCGGGTGCCAAGGGCAAACGATTCTCGCTGCCGAACTCTCGGATCATGATTCACCAGCCACTTGCTGGCATGCAAGGCACCGCTCGCGAAGTGGAAATCCACGTCGCTGAGTTGCGCCGGATCAAGCAACGCATGAACGAGATCATGATCGAACACACCGGTCACTCGCTCGAAAAGATCGAAGAGGACACCGACCGTGATCGCTTCATGTCGGCCGATGAAGCTTGCAGTTATGGTTTGATCGACAAGGTTGTCAAAAGCATCAACGACTGA
- a CDS encoding ClpP family protease yields the protein MASDHRLANAASYQSYQRQRQMTLGDLLLENRIVFMQGEIHYANANEIVMKLLYLQSENRRKDIHLYINSPGGSVTATLAIYDTMQMLSCPVATYCVGEACSGAAVLLVGGAKGKRFCLPNSRVMMHQPLGGVSGQVSDIEIQAAEMFRYRDKLNEIISGHCGKSVEQIAKDTDRDFFLDAQQAKEYGLVDDILLGTPVSENDED from the coding sequence ATGGCTTCGGATCATCGTCTCGCAAATGCGGCTTCCTATCAGAGTTACCAGCGTCAGCGTCAGATGACGCTGGGCGATTTGTTGCTTGAAAACCGAATCGTTTTCATGCAAGGCGAGATTCACTACGCCAACGCCAACGAAATCGTGATGAAGTTGTTGTACCTTCAGAGCGAAAATCGTCGCAAAGACATCCACCTGTACATCAATTCTCCCGGCGGCAGTGTGACCGCGACTTTGGCGATTTACGACACGATGCAAATGCTGTCGTGCCCCGTCGCCACATACTGCGTCGGCGAAGCCTGCAGCGGAGCGGCCGTGTTGCTGGTCGGTGGTGCCAAGGGAAAACGGTTCTGTTTGCCCAACAGCCGCGTGATGATGCACCAACCACTCGGTGGCGTTTCGGGACAGGTCAGCGACATTGAAATTCAAGCCGCTGAAATGTTCCGTTACCGCGACAAATTGAACGAAATCATTTCCGGCCACTGTGGCAAATCGGTCGAACAAATTGCCAAGGACACCGATCGCGATTTCTTCTTGGACGCCCAACAAGCCAAAGAGTACGGGCTCGTTGACGACATCTTGCTGGGAACTCCAGTGAGCGAAAACGACGAAGACTGA
- a CDS encoding GDSL-type esterase/lipase family protein, whose translation MRLQTTAPHQPHLIRSTLIPLAAWILGGLASVSILPAATAQDASAPNSATPDASETDPDLLAPYREAATQRWEKEIQKYEALDAETTDPADGILLIGSSSIRRWDTAAEDLAPFRVIPRGYGGAKFSDLAVFAERLITPHDFRAVVVFVANDISGKPNDAAPAEVEKLVRHVVAVAREHRPDAPVLLVEITPTRSRYDAWPKIRKLNARLREICFTEPNVHFVATAETFMTHANQPRENLFVGDQLHLNEEGYVIWGNLIRHRLIEVLREQTQD comes from the coding sequence ATGCGCTTGCAAACGACTGCTCCCCACCAACCTCATTTGATTCGCTCCACACTCATTCCTTTGGCCGCTTGGATTTTGGGCGGACTGGCAAGCGTCTCCATTCTTCCCGCCGCGACAGCCCAAGACGCGTCTGCCCCCAATTCGGCCACTCCAGACGCCTCCGAAACGGATCCCGACCTCCTGGCTCCCTACCGCGAAGCGGCCACCCAGCGTTGGGAAAAGGAAATCCAGAAATATGAAGCTCTGGACGCAGAAACCACCGATCCAGCTGATGGGATCCTGCTCATCGGCAGCAGCAGCATCCGCCGCTGGGACACTGCCGCCGAAGATTTGGCCCCCTTTCGCGTCATTCCACGCGGTTACGGCGGAGCGAAGTTTTCCGATTTGGCTGTGTTTGCCGAGCGTCTGATCACGCCACATGATTTTCGTGCCGTGGTGGTTTTCGTCGCCAACGACATCTCGGGCAAGCCCAACGATGCGGCCCCCGCAGAGGTGGAAAAATTGGTTCGTCACGTCGTCGCCGTCGCTCGCGAACACCGTCCTGATGCCCCGGTGCTGCTGGTCGAAATCACTCCGACCCGTTCACGCTACGACGCTTGGCCCAAAATTCGCAAACTCAACGCCCGACTGCGCGAGATTTGCTTCACTGAACCCAACGTGCACTTCGTTGCCACAGCGGAAACGTTCATGACACACGCCAACCAACCGCGAGAAAACCTGTTCGTGGGCGATCAATTGCACCTCAACGAAGAAGGCTATGTCATCTGGGGCAACCTCATTCGCCATCGCCTGATCGAGGTCTTGCGTGAACAGACGCAGGATTGA
- a CDS encoding NHL repeat-containing protein, producing MHPPSRIDPAESKRIDRRQACQRMLAGATGLLGLTGLNGCVASAMGGTPELVWGRRGMSDGRFLKPRAMAIDPDDQLYIVDTTGRIQVFDADGQHLRTWKTPETANGRPTGMVFDGARERLLVADTHYYRMLAFTPDGEFLPDDLIGGTSGDGPGEFAFVTDIAVDDDGCRYIGEYGASDRIQRFDPDGTFMAQWGGTGREVQHFVRPQSLVVDGSTLWIADSCNHRVQRYDISTTQPKWIGAWGHEGKQPGQFYYPYGIAVDSDGTVLVCEYGNQRIQRMTPEGEPISSWGAPGHDPGQLYQPWGLVVDSRRRVHVLDSNNHRVQRFLLPG from the coding sequence ATGCACCCTCCATCACGAATCGATCCCGCTGAATCCAAACGGATCGATCGTCGACAGGCATGTCAGCGAATGCTGGCGGGAGCAACCGGTCTGTTGGGGCTGACAGGACTGAACGGCTGTGTGGCCTCCGCCATGGGCGGGACACCCGAGTTGGTTTGGGGCCGACGTGGGATGTCCGATGGGCGGTTCTTGAAGCCGCGAGCGATGGCGATCGACCCGGACGACCAACTTTACATCGTCGACACGACCGGTCGGATCCAAGTTTTTGACGCCGATGGTCAACATTTGCGGACTTGGAAGACACCCGAAACCGCCAACGGCCGCCCCACCGGGATGGTTTTTGACGGCGCTCGAGAACGCTTGTTGGTCGCTGACACGCACTACTACCGGATGCTGGCGTTCACTCCGGACGGCGAATTTTTGCCCGACGATCTGATCGGCGGCACATCGGGAGACGGTCCGGGCGAATTTGCGTTCGTGACGGACATCGCGGTCGATGACGACGGCTGCCGTTACATCGGCGAATACGGTGCCTCCGATCGGATTCAGCGATTTGATCCCGACGGCACCTTCATGGCTCAGTGGGGCGGGACGGGACGCGAAGTCCAGCATTTTGTGCGGCCGCAAAGCTTGGTCGTCGATGGCAGCACGCTGTGGATCGCCGACTCCTGCAATCATCGAGTGCAGCGTTACGACATCTCCACCACGCAGCCAAAATGGATCGGGGCTTGGGGGCACGAGGGCAAACAACCCGGCCAGTTCTATTATCCCTACGGCATCGCGGTGGACTCGGACGGGACCGTTTTGGTTTGCGAATACGGCAACCAGCGGATCCAGCGGATGACCCCCGAAGGCGAGCCGATCTCATCGTGGGGCGCCCCCGGTCACGATCCAGGGCAACTGTATCAACCCTGGGGATTGGTCGTTGATTCCAGGCGCCGCGTGCATGTCCTGGACAGCAACAACCACCGCGTCCAGCGATTCCTATTGCCGGGGTAG
- a CDS encoding arsenate reductase/protein-tyrosine-phosphatase family protein, translating to MIYDLQTTDDPRDIVHRSVQALVEGQVIGVPSETVYGLVASSLCPAAVRRLAQWTATCRGWHTTPDASNLASSGPAPTDFVAPSADAGSIALCVRSSEAAGDFLMPMTMLARRLSERCFPGPLTLIADCDDSVSAMSCLPETVAQTLRAGAGQRTSPAGGPVAFRVSEHRLLSHIHRYLSAPLVWGEIGLPDASPPTTAEKLQAALTAGTGESLPLLLDDGISRYGDEGTVVRVSGNHWHVQRTGVIQQAAMNQFVKPVIALVCTGNTCRSPMAETLLREALRRKFGREDVARVVSAGVAAGHGSGAAPQAVEVMGRRGLDLTGHASQPLEESLMSMADLVLTMTRRHRDAIVAAWPDRAERVCTLRRDGGDVSDPVGMSVEVYEQCADQIVSELEGWLSELPPDFFPSDGPDEGPDDEPRQQHAGSE from the coding sequence ATGATATACGACCTGCAAACGACCGATGACCCGCGCGACATAGTTCATCGCAGCGTGCAAGCGCTGGTCGAAGGGCAGGTCATCGGTGTTCCTAGCGAAACGGTCTATGGGCTGGTCGCCAGTTCCCTGTGTCCTGCTGCTGTCCGCCGATTGGCGCAGTGGACCGCGACCTGCCGAGGTTGGCACACCACCCCGGACGCCTCCAATCTGGCATCCTCGGGTCCGGCCCCGACTGACTTTGTGGCTCCCTCGGCCGACGCGGGCTCGATTGCCCTGTGCGTCCGCAGCAGCGAGGCGGCCGGCGACTTCTTGATGCCCATGACGATGCTGGCACGCCGATTGTCGGAACGCTGCTTTCCCGGGCCACTGACACTGATTGCGGACTGTGACGATTCAGTTTCGGCGATGAGCTGCTTGCCAGAAACCGTGGCGCAAACCCTGCGAGCAGGTGCCGGACAACGCACGTCGCCCGCGGGCGGTCCCGTCGCTTTTCGAGTTTCCGAACATCGCTTGCTCAGCCACATTCATCGTTATCTGTCCGCCCCCTTGGTGTGGGGCGAAATTGGTTTGCCGGACGCTTCACCGCCCACCACCGCGGAAAAACTGCAGGCGGCGCTGACGGCAGGAACGGGCGAATCCTTGCCACTGCTGCTCGATGACGGCATCAGTCGCTATGGTGATGAAGGAACGGTGGTCCGCGTGTCGGGCAATCACTGGCACGTCCAGCGAACAGGAGTGATCCAACAAGCTGCCATGAATCAATTTGTCAAACCAGTCATCGCACTCGTGTGCACCGGCAACACCTGCCGCAGCCCCATGGCGGAAACGCTGCTCCGGGAAGCCTTGCGGCGTAAATTCGGTCGGGAAGATGTCGCTCGCGTCGTCTCCGCTGGCGTCGCAGCGGGACACGGCAGCGGGGCTGCCCCCCAAGCGGTTGAAGTGATGGGCCGCCGTGGTTTGGACCTGACCGGTCACGCCAGCCAACCGCTCGAAGAATCTTTGATGTCGATGGCGGACTTGGTTCTGACCATGACCCGTCGCCACCGAGACGCAATCGTGGCGGCTTGGCCAGACCGTGCCGAACGAGTGTGCACACTGCGGCGAGACGGAGGCGATGTCAGCGATCCCGTCGGAATGTCCGTGGAGGTGTATGAACAATGTGCAGATCAGATCGTAAGCGAACTGGAAGGTTGGCTCAGTGAACTGCCTCCCGATTTTTTCCCGTCCGATGGCCCCGACGAAGGCCCAGATGACGAACCAAGGCAGCAACATGCAGGTTCGGAGTAA
- the rpiB gene encoding ribose 5-phosphate isomerase B codes for MTLKVGLASDHRGVHIKARLLQTLLREGFEVCDEGTDSTDPVDYPDFAIRVAEQIRDGKLDRGILICGTGIGMAIVANKFHGVRAASCYDEVIVEMSRRHNDVNVLCLPGDLIGERPIDELVLMWLRTDFECGRHSQRVDKITAIDSSASPDINPGV; via the coding sequence ATGACACTCAAAGTAGGCCTAGCCAGCGACCATCGCGGCGTGCACATCAAGGCACGTCTCCTGCAAACGCTTCTTCGCGAAGGGTTTGAGGTCTGCGACGAGGGCACCGATTCCACCGACCCAGTCGACTACCCCGACTTCGCCATCCGCGTTGCCGAGCAGATTCGTGATGGCAAACTGGATCGCGGGATCTTGATCTGCGGCACCGGAATCGGCATGGCAATCGTCGCGAATAAATTTCACGGCGTTCGAGCCGCTTCGTGCTACGACGAAGTCATCGTCGAAATGTCGCGGCGACACAACGACGTCAATGTGCTCTGCCTGCCCGGTGACTTGATCGGGGAACGCCCCATCGATGAGTTGGTCCTGATGTGGCTTCGCACCGACTTCGAATGTGGACGCCACTCCCAACGCGTCGACAAGATCACTGCGATCGACAGCAGTGCCTCGCCTGACATCAATCCTGGCGTCTAG
- a CDS encoding DNA polymerase III subunit: protein MAAKKASGSSPKAAKTTRAIALDAPPLNSWNELIGHDSLVAGLSTAIRLGRLGGSLLFVGPSGVGKTSASILLAQTLLCERSTARDMAPCCECPSCVQVRAGTHPDFIQVRKPDDKTLIPLELLIGPVDARLQEGFCHDVHLRPMQAQRKVAILHDADFLNEEGANCLLKTLEEPPANALIILIGSSEQRQLPTIRSRCQILRFQTPVGEAGRTLLRKQLDHYQSQHEDEPLPPISEEALDAAIELSAGDMHVAARLARGGGEQIREALWNQLAAPVPDPTAIARLINGHLDSISKDVPKRRAALRDVFSIAVQHYRRQLRSDANSGEYDPATHRRLDRTLRTFREIDRSANLGTLVDCYAADLTLATTGDRGAIG from the coding sequence GTGGCCGCGAAGAAAGCCTCTGGGTCCTCCCCCAAAGCCGCAAAAACCACGCGCGCGATCGCACTTGATGCGCCGCCTCTGAACTCGTGGAACGAACTGATTGGCCACGACAGCCTGGTCGCGGGCTTGAGCACCGCGATCCGACTGGGACGCTTGGGCGGAAGCCTGCTGTTTGTAGGCCCCAGTGGTGTCGGCAAAACATCCGCCTCCATCCTGCTGGCCCAAACACTGCTCTGCGAACGCAGCACCGCACGTGACATGGCTCCTTGTTGCGAATGCCCTTCCTGCGTTCAAGTCAGGGCGGGCACGCATCCGGATTTCATCCAAGTCCGTAAACCCGACGACAAAACGCTGATCCCGCTGGAACTCTTGATCGGTCCCGTCGACGCGCGTTTGCAAGAAGGATTTTGCCACGACGTGCACCTCAGACCAATGCAGGCTCAACGCAAAGTCGCGATCCTGCACGACGCCGACTTCCTCAACGAAGAAGGCGCCAACTGCCTGTTGAAAACGCTGGAAGAACCGCCTGCCAATGCGTTGATCATCCTGATCGGCAGCAGCGAACAACGCCAACTTCCAACCATTCGTTCGCGATGCCAAATCCTTCGCTTTCAAACACCGGTCGGTGAAGCGGGGCGAACTCTGCTGAGAAAGCAACTCGACCACTATCAATCGCAACACGAAGACGAACCGCTGCCTCCCATTTCCGAGGAAGCCTTGGATGCGGCGATTGAATTGTCCGCCGGCGACATGCACGTGGCTGCACGACTCGCTCGTGGAGGCGGCGAACAAATTCGCGAAGCCCTTTGGAATCAACTCGCCGCTCCGGTGCCCGACCCAACCGCGATCGCGCGTTTGATCAATGGGCACCTCGATTCGATCAGCAAAGACGTGCCCAAACGACGAGCAGCACTTCGCGACGTCTTTTCGATCGCTGTCCAACACTACCGCCGGCAATTGCGATCCGATGCCAATTCAGGGGAATACGACCCTGCCACCCACCGGCGACTTGACCGCACTTTGCGAACCTTTCGCGAGATCGACCGCAGCGCCAACCTTGGTACTCTCGTCGATTGCTACGCCGCGGATTTGACCTTGGCCACCACCGGCGACCGAGGCGCCATCGGCTAA